A genome region from Bacteroidales bacterium includes the following:
- a CDS encoding DUF502 domain-containing protein, which produces MKKLANYFFQGLLLVAPTGLTIYILYLIFRVIDDPLQTYIKDLTGITIPGLGLVVIVLFLTLLGIIGNFVVTDPVTNLIERLIRKAPVIEMIYTSLKDFLSAFVGKERRFNKPVRVLADANTGFEKLGFITEDDLKSFGVKQKVAVYFPYSLSFMGELFLVPADKVIPVDLPAAEVMKFIVAGGLAKMTPAGEEEKKDDSVK; this is translated from the coding sequence ATGAAAAAGTTAGCCAACTATTTTTTCCAGGGTTTGTTACTGGTTGCCCCTACAGGACTAACCATTTACATCCTCTACCTCATTTTCCGGGTTATTGATGATCCGCTGCAAACCTACATTAAAGACCTTACCGGGATTACCATTCCTGGCCTTGGCCTTGTGGTCATTGTGCTTTTTCTTACCCTGCTGGGCATTATCGGCAATTTTGTGGTTACCGATCCGGTGACAAACCTTATTGAGCGACTCATCCGCAAAGCTCCCGTAATTGAAATGATTTACACTTCGCTGAAGGATTTTCTTTCTGCGTTTGTAGGGAAAGAGCGACGTTTCAACAAGCCTGTCAGGGTACTTGCGGATGCAAATACCGGATTTGAAAAACTGGGATTTATTACCGAAGACGATCTGAAGAGCTTTGGAGTGAAGCAAAAAGTGGCTGTTTATTTTCCATACTCCCTGTCCTTCATGGGTGAATTGTTTCTGGTACCGGCCGACAAGGTTATCCCTGTCGATTTGCCGGCCGCAGAAGTAATGAAATTCATCGTTGCAGGAGGACTGGCCAAAATGACACCGGCAGGAGAAGAGGAAAAGAAAGATGATTCCGTGAAATGA